The Solanum pennellii chromosome 11, SPENNV200 sequence CGAGGACACCGACACAGGTGGCCAGTCATGCTCAAAAATACTACCTTAGACAGCAGTCGATGAAGAAAGAACGTAAAAGGTCAAGCATACATGACATTACCACTGCAGTGGATACAAAGATAGTGCCACCTCAAAACAGTCTTCAGAATCAAGGAGGGTATCAGAATTTCAACTTTCCCATGTAGAGAAACATGAAGACTAGGAATATGTGTAAATATTATGGTCATATGTAATCGATGTGTTCCAACTTGTATAGTTTATTGTTTCTAGCTTACAGTTGATTTAGACGATTACCTAGTGAATAGAAGCTTAGTTGATAGTCTCAGTTACTGCACGTGCTGAATCGTTGTACTTATGGATGGCATAAGTCGCACAACACGTGAAGGTTTACATGTAATTAAACAGAGTTTTAAGGGAAATCATTGGCGTTTTGGTTCCAGAACTAGTTTATGTTAAGTTTGTGCTTTATTTCTGGAAGTTTAAGTATTGGTGCCTTTCATCCCCGTTTTGCTACGGATGGGATCTAATCTTGATTTGATGCTTTAgttcttttttcttctaatcTTTGTTTTCAGCATTTGAGTTTACTCTTTTTTCACTTGTGTATGGTGTGCCCTTGTTGTTCTGGAGGACGCTACCAGCCAAGCGTTGGACTGGATGATCAAAAGGTTGCTATCATCGCCTCCAGACAGAAGAGTAAGTTACCTCGCACCATTTTACTGACTCTATCAATAGGTAGTCCTGTATTTGCTTTGTAGATTGATGTAACTTAGTAATCATTTCGAAGTACCATACCTGTTTTATGTTTGACGTTTTGAACATACAGAACACATTCTCGTTTGATCATCAGTATACTGAACCGGTATCTTTGTAGTGGTTGGTGATTGTTCTTTCATTTCATCAAGTTGATAATAGTGCCTTCGTAGGCTAATGATTTGGACGCAAAGATGATCTGAAATTTATGTGTTTCTACTTATGGAATCCTGCGTCGTTCTAGAGATCCTTACTTTGATGTTATGTTTTCACTGTTTTAAGTCACCAGAAGAAAGAACTACTGATAGTTAACCTGTCTGTTTGAGGTACAAAAGACACCATTGGGTTATTTGGAGAAAGAAGGAACAACAAATGATTTGAACGACATACCCATATTGCGTGTACGTAGACCTTATCCTGCCTTTAGCGGATAGAGAGTTGTTTTCGAGGACTCTCAGATCaagaaaactaaaactaaaattataaGTGGCCTAAAAGATCAATACTCCTTTGAACATTATATTGCATTTGTATGCTTTGCTCAAGAATTACCACACAccaatagtattttttttcgaTTTCTCAGCCGGTGTTTGATTAGTCTCGATTAATCTGGATTCGTGCCACGTTTTAGTGATAACAGATGGTCAGCAATTGCAGCTGCTGCTAGTGAAAGTCAGACTGCTATGctttctttttgttaaaattactttttcaaACCTGAAACACTGCTAATAAATGGAATGACTTTGACTGGCACAATGGATCTTTTAGACACACATCTATGTAAAATAGTTGAGTGTAGTGTATGTATCTGTCAGTTTATTGCTTGAGATGGAGTATGTATTCATTAATTTATCTTGGTATTGCCCACTAAATTCAAAGCTAGCAACTCTGATCTCACTGTTTGCATGCTAGTAttgacctttttttaaaaaaaatctatcgATAAAAGTGCAACACGTGATGTGTGGGTAGAGGCATGGCACTGGTTAACACTTGTCACAAATAAAAGCTTGGTGTTTAAGCGAAGAATGGTAGAAAGACTAACACGTCAGTTGTTATAGTGATTGGTAGTTACTAGTAATTGAACTCGGTGTAATCCTATAAGTGTCGGTGTAATCCTATAAGTGAGGTCTGTATACGCATTCTGACTCCTATGGAAGTCAACCCATCAATTGTGTACTTTTCTTCTCTTGATCCCTCTTCCCCCCTCTTATCTCTTTGCTATGGAAGTCAACATATGACCTTGTCAACAACTTGCTAATAAATATATGTAGACCGTAAGCCATAACACATTTAACACTTTGGAACCAAAGTAGATTttacaacaacatatccagtgtAATTTCACAGATAAGGTCGTGGGAGTATAGAGCGTTCGAATCTTACTTTTACCTCCAGAGAGCTTGTTTCCGGAAGACTCTTAGCTTTAAAATAGGTTTTGTTGATGTAAAACCATAACAAACTACCAAATAATTTTCTCCAAAACAAAAGTTTCAACACTTgcaaaaacacaacaaaaaaaataaaagacttaAAAAATGATAGTAGTACAATATGTGGGAACAAATGTAGCCTTTTTGACTACAGATTAATCTGAATCTGTAAACTTTCGACATGGTGTATAGAAATGTATCAAGAAATACTAGATTTGAGCCCATAAGTTTACATTACAATGAAcgtatcaaattttaaatcctGAATCAGACAACTCTGGAGAGTGATATCAAGGTGTTGTGGTTGCTTCTTTGATCTTTTTAATCGTTTTAACATCTGTCTTAAAAGACTTAGCAAGTACCAATTCACTAATTCCACTATTGAAAATTGATGTTGGCAATGAAACAGTGCCAGGACTAGCACTACCAAGAGCAGCTACACCAACTGCTTTTCTCTTATGATCAAAATTATACTGATAATGTTGTAATCCTTTAGGAAACAGAAAAACATCCCCTGTTTTTAGCCTCTGAGTATACAGAACACCCTTCGTATCGACAAAACCAACCTCTAGTACGCCTTCCAGGAGGAGAAAGAGTCCAGTAGCGCGAGAATGGTAGTGAGGCGGGTTCACAGAACCTGGAGGGAACTGAAGCACAGCTAGTGACACACCTTGACCATTAAGAACTGGAAACTCTGCCTTTGTAGCCTTTGTTGTAGTACATTTATCTACTGGCTTGTGAAATATACCGCGCATCGCGGTGTATGTGAAGTAATTGCCATCAACAGAGGTTTGATTTTCAGGGGACATAAAATCTAAAAGGATGTCTGGATCACTTGCTAGTGTTGTTGTGGATATGACAAttgtaaaaattgaaattagaaGCATTAAGGAAGATTTAGTGGAAATCCAGGCCATGTTTGAttcttttgttttgatgaacttttttttctcttagtTGTTAATTTCTTTTGATGATTAACATGTTTATTTATAGTGTGTTTATAAGTAGCATatcaatatttttgtattatttggacttaaaattgaacaagttaGTGGCTGACAAAGTCAAATGATTCATTCAATTGAGCAATTTTTAATATTGTAGGGTATATATTATCAACTGTATTTCAAAAAAGTTTCAAGAATTGttcaattttgaattaaattgaaTGTGTAAGTTTACCAGAAACAAAATTTGATAGAAAGTTGAGAGGCGCCGCGCTTAATAAATGTGGTGGGATGGATGAGATCGTTATATTTTTAAACGAGAAGGCTGGAATTTGAGCTTTGGAAtgaatttattatatcaaatgattttatttaaaagaattgCTAGGGACATGAAGTAGTAAAGGAAATACTCAtgcataatattaataatatatcatcacTAGAAGCCATAGAATCTGTTTTTATTAATGGCATGGTAAAATATTAGTGgatgtattttataaaaatccATCAAATTTGTGACCATATAGCAACAATTACAACAATAGTGAAATCTTACGAGTGCTGTCTAGGAAAAGTAAACTGTTAATAGACTTTCCGCTACTAGCTAGATAGAGGTAGAGAAACTATTTCCAAAGAATATTGACTCTAAGTGAAGCAAAATTGTGATTATACATGTCTAATCGATAAATATAGTTGCTCATTATCATGTATTAAATAATACGGGTGAATTTAGGATATTGAATACAATAAACTCTATATTTGTATCgagaaattcatcaaatgtatgaattttatttattgcaaATTTAATACCTAAGTAAACTCTTAGATCCAAGAGCTTCAAATCAATAAGTAATTTTATGTAGCAGGTATAAGCATAGCTTTCTTTGATACTTTCTACTTTACCTAACCTTAGTTTTTAATTTCTTGGTTGTTTCAAGAATTATTCAAAAAGTTGCCatgatgaaaaagaaagagTTCTATTGTTCTGAAAAAATTCTTAGTCACACTTGTTATACTAAGTGTTGAACAACCGTGACACAATAAAGGTTGACAGCTCAACGGTTAAGACTATGCAAAAATACCTTTGCATTTCGAATTTGAGCCCCAAATATGATGACACAGCTGGAAAGATCGCTAAAATATGTTACTTGAATGAAACTAAATCTCGTGAAATCATATTGAATATTTAACAGTATATTATATACATGGCTAAGAAACAAATATTTGACTTGTTTATGATCCTCCTTTGTTGCTCGGAACCAACAAGAGGTAGTATAGGAATATTCACATGTTGTTCATCGAAAACGTTTTTTTCCTGATTAATTTATGTGAATGAATCTTGTGAAGGAACCCTTATGGTCTAAATTCCATTTGTAAGACAATATATAGAACATAAAGTTAAGGAGTTTGATATCATGTAATATATGaccaatacataaaaaaaaatgtaacaataTCCGAAATAgcttcaaaatatctttcacctcaaaataCCCTTCTCCTCAAACTATATAAGGTCCACACCTACCCTTCTAGTTAACATAAGTATCCATGTGTGTGTTAAATGTCACATAGATGCCACATGAATGCCAATTGTAAACACCAAGCAGACCCCACCACCACATAGATGACTACGGAAAAAGGGTTAAAACTACCCTTAAGCTAttgaaaatagtttaaatatacccttaaattatattttgattcaaaaatGCCCTACGATCTAACTATTGAACTACACTTGCCCTTCCGTTTAACAAAAACATTCCTGGCATTAACCTTCTCTCAATACCAACTTGGGTCGAATGGTGAAGTATGTACCTTGTTGAACACGTCTCGCAACTTACAAACTTCCACAAATTTTCGAACTCTACTATTGTCGGAGTCGCAGATTTTCAATGTCTACATAAACCATGAAGGAAGAGCAAATATAATTCTCCCATCTATCAAATAATGATTGTCCACTATTGACTTGACACATcctttacaaaataataaataataagagtaattaatattactatgttatcctttgactttattATTTCTCGATTTTCTAAATTAGACTAACTATTTTCATGAGGAGGGAGTATACATTGTTGAAAAAGTAGTATATAGATAACTTATTTCTTATCTTGTTATTAAACTTacgaaggaaaaaaaatagaaaaattaattctcATTACTAAACTTACCGCGAAgggaaaaaattatgaaaaaaataaatatactacaAAACTTAACtattaagaaaaaacaaatttcaacTATAAATATTAGTAGCAGGAAGTGTAACGGCAAAACACAATCAATGGAGAAAGAACAGagcaagaaaaataatagtaatacttGTCTATCCATGCTACCGGAGGAATGTATCACCAAGATCTTTGCCTTTACGAGCCCACAAGACGTTTGCCGCTTTTCCTTAGTCTCCACATATCTCCATTCCGCAGCCGATTCTGATTCTGTTTGGGCAAAGTTCCTGCCATCCGATTATCTGTCTATCATCACCAAATCAGAGACTCCAATCCCCGATTTTCGATCACTCAAGGATGCCTATGTTTATCTCGCCGATCATCCACTCTTAATTGATGAAGGTCACAAGGTAACAAAATGGAAATCATTGACTCTCTGGTAATCTAAGATAGAAGATCTGAATAGCAATATTTGTATTCTCTTCCTTGCAAATGTCTATGTTCATTCATGGGGAATTCAACAGAGAACTGTTTGaatttgttttttgaaaaattgttcTCATTTGCTAATCTGAAATGGTGAATCCATAAACATTATATATGCTCGTCATTTTTTGCTTAATTGTTGACTCGCAACCACAAAATCATGCACATTAGTCAATTCTTTACCATCTTCGAGTTTTTCTTGGGAAAAAGACTATAATTAAATCTGATATTAAGAGTTatttaaacctcaaatcaaCTGCTGCTTTGTTGAAACCTCAAAATGAACTACTCTTTGTTGAAACCTCAAAATCAACTGCTACTTTGTTGCGcatatctttattattatttcattgttaTGAGCAACATGTCTAGTTTTTATATTGTTACCGTTCTGTCTTTAATCTATGATCTTTCTACTTACGGTATGTATGTTGTACAACAGAGTTTCTCATTGGATAAATGGACGGGAAAGAAATGCTACTTCTTAGGTGCAAGAGATCTTAACTTATCATGGGGTGATTCGCTAGAACATTGGAAATGGATTTCTGTACCAGAGTCCAGGTCCATAATTACCTTCACTATTACCCTGCATATATGTTGATGCGATTGCTTCTTTTTTGAGCTAGGTGTCAAGGATTTAGAGCGTTAGTAATgtaaatttttattacttttttttttgagccAAGTGTCACGTACTTAGAGTCTTACTAAAGACTCGTGCGACACCTGACacttgtaagctcaagtaagctTTTGGACTAAAATCGCTAAGAGGATGCAAAGTAAGACTTAGAAAAAAACAAGAGAGCCAAGTTGaatgatttataaatgaataCCCTA is a genomic window containing:
- the LOC107002939 gene encoding putative germin-like protein 9-2, translated to MAWISTKSSLMLLISIFTIVISTTTLASDPDILLDFMSPENQTSVDGNYFTYTAMRGIFHKPVDKCTTTKATKAEFPVLNGQGVSLAVLQFPPGSVNPPHYHSRATGLFLLLEGVLEVGFVDTKGVLYTQRLKTGDVFLFPKGLQHYQYNFDHKRKAVGVAALGSASPGTVSLPTSIFNSGISELVLAKSFKTDVKTIKKIKEATTTP
- the LOC107002937 gene encoding putative F-box protein PP2-B12: MKKINILQNLTIKKKQISTINISSRKCNGKTQSMEKEQSKKNNSNTCLSMLPEECITKIFAFTSPQDVCRFSLVSTYLHSAADSDSVWAKFLPSDYLSIITKSETPIPDFRSLKDAYVYLADHPLLIDEGHKSFSLDKWTGKKCYFLGARDLNLSWGDSLEHWKWISVPESRFPEVAWLELVWWFQILGTIRAGILSPLTSYTAYLVYKLEDYSYGSDARNVEVSVEFCGVKSANVRFLFLDPDHPSNMELDHKPVPKLRKDGWFELELGNFSTENEDDCIELTIEDVIPDFQAKGGLIVEGFEIRPTIA